In Pseudomonas sp. Leaf58, one DNA window encodes the following:
- a CDS encoding MerR family transcriptional regulator — MNIGELERRSGVGRHALRYYEQLGLIAAQRQANNYRSYSDQTVVDLAFIQSAQGVGFTLAEIGDILAAKRGNTIDCAQGAFLVASKMAEIKAKIATLQATYGFLDSERAKLEASAIANGQTIPRLPDAE; from the coding sequence GTGAACATTGGAGAATTGGAGCGCCGGAGTGGGGTCGGCCGCCATGCACTGCGTTATTACGAGCAGCTCGGGCTTATCGCGGCCCAGCGCCAAGCCAACAACTACCGCAGCTATAGCGATCAGACGGTAGTTGACTTGGCCTTTATTCAAAGTGCCCAGGGCGTAGGTTTTACACTCGCGGAAATCGGCGACATCCTTGCGGCCAAGCGGGGTAATACGATCGATTGCGCGCAAGGCGCATTCTTGGTCGCCAGCAAGATGGCCGAAATTAAAGCGAAGATCGCCACGCTGCAAGCCACCTATGGTTTTCTGGATTCAGAGCGTGCAAAGCTTGAAGCCAGTGCCATAGCCAACGGCCAGACTATTCCTCGCCTTCCTGACGCTGAGTAA
- the gltS gene encoding sodium/glutamate symporter yields the protein MLELDFYGTLVAASLVLLLGHGLVTRVALLRTYNIPEPVAGGLVVALVLLGLRSVELKVQFDTSLQAPLMLAFFATIGLNADFASLKKGGRVVGIFLLTVTGLLLVQNAMGIGLATALGLDPLMGLLTGSITLSGGHGTGAAWGTTFSEKYGLASASELALASATFGLVLGGLIGGPVARLLIKRVHTPGVEPTMAHLPKGFEVPGKERLITPLSFIETLALIAVSLLGGTLLNGQLLGTAFELPTFVCVLFVGVLLRNGLSALGLYQVFEREVSVLGNVSLSLFLAIALMSLKLWDLAALALPFLIILAAQTLLMALFAVFVTFRVMGSNYDAAVLAAGHCGFGLGATPTAIANMQAVTHRFGPSQLAFLVVPMVGAFFIDIINVVVIKLYLALPFFAA from the coding sequence AGGGCATGGCCTGGTGACGCGTGTCGCCCTCCTGCGAACTTACAATATTCCCGAACCGGTTGCCGGCGGGCTGGTCGTTGCGCTCGTTTTACTAGGGCTGCGAAGTGTCGAGCTGAAAGTACAGTTCGATACCTCCCTCCAAGCTCCGTTGATGCTGGCCTTCTTCGCCACCATCGGGCTGAACGCGGACTTCGCCAGCTTGAAAAAAGGCGGACGTGTGGTCGGCATTTTCCTGCTCACGGTAACCGGGCTGCTGCTGGTACAGAATGCCATGGGTATCGGCCTGGCCACGGCGTTGGGGCTAGACCCACTGATGGGGCTGCTGACCGGCTCGATCACGCTGTCCGGCGGCCATGGGACCGGCGCCGCTTGGGGCACCACTTTCAGCGAAAAATATGGCCTGGCTTCGGCCTCGGAACTGGCCCTGGCATCCGCCACCTTCGGCTTGGTGCTGGGTGGCCTGATCGGCGGCCCGGTCGCCCGCCTGCTGATCAAGCGCGTACACACGCCGGGTGTCGAACCGACGATGGCGCACCTGCCCAAAGGGTTTGAGGTACCCGGGAAGGAGCGCTTGATCACCCCCTTGTCGTTTATCGAAACCTTGGCGCTGATCGCGGTGAGCCTGCTCGGTGGCACGCTGTTGAACGGCCAACTTCTCGGCACCGCGTTCGAGCTACCGACCTTCGTCTGCGTCTTGTTTGTCGGGGTGTTGTTGCGTAACGGGCTTTCAGCGTTGGGGCTTTATCAAGTATTCGAGCGCGAAGTTTCGGTGCTCGGCAATGTCAGCTTGTCGCTGTTCCTGGCCATTGCGCTGATGTCGCTGAAGTTGTGGGACCTGGCCGCGCTGGCCCTGCCCTTCCTGATTATTCTGGCGGCGCAAACGTTGCTCATGGCACTGTTCGCGGTATTCGTCACCTTTCGGGTCATGGGCAGTAACTACGACGCCGCGGTACTGGCAGCCGGGCATTGCGGGTTCGGCTTGGGCGCTACGCCAACCGCCATTGCCAACATGCAGGCCGTGACGCATCGCTTCGGCCCTTCGCAATTAGCGTTTCTGGTAGTGCCGATGGTGGGAGCGTTCTTTATCGACATCATCAATGTCGTGGTGATCAAGCTGTACTTGGCGCTGCCATTTTTTGCAGCCTGA